Part of the Antedon mediterranea chromosome 6, ecAntMedi1.1, whole genome shotgun sequence genome, ttatttagtcatcaattactgtacatcataattacagtacaactgaaaacagggatcctgcataaaaaaagctgtagcttcgttttttttaatgtaggacccttttacataagaacaagtatatagtaagtagaacttaaataaacaaaggtgttgttaatcagcatatagtaataaaaagtattttttgacctgtttttttatacatttattttgtttctttaaagatgtattgtcccttgaaacacaaaaaaatgaaagtcaaaatattctaaatttaaagtggccatatcaaagtaatattaaagttattcactttaagtcgaaaattcgagccaaaaacaacaagtttacgtaattaacaggtaaattagtttaagataagataagataagataacttttattgatcctcaaaaaggaaattcatcgCTCgtcataaaacaaagaaaacactataaaaacaaatatagcataaaaccattcatataaaaacatctaaaaaattacaatataaaattatcttcttgacttcctgttgtactggatgataccggagggaataaaggatttagcaaatcgatttgttttcacactgaggagcctcaatctaccacttggattaagttggtctatgatcactttgtggagaggatgagaggcatccgactcaatgcgttcgaaatctttctggaggtgttctaggtgcacatcggtaaaggaaggcagttccagaccaatcattttaccagcccgacggatgaaagtttcaaggcgtcctttattccctccggtaacattaccagcccaacaggagaggcaatacgtccaaacactacatataacggatctatagaacgaaagtaacatcaaatcacaggagttaaatttatataaagttctcatacaatacattctgggacttaattttttgctgatgaagtctatatggtctccccaactcagtttatcattgaaaacaactcctagatacttgtactggtcaacaatttcaatttctttacctttgatagtgattggttgaaaattaaatttatgtttagtcctaaaatcaatgatcatctcctttgtttttgatgcatttatttggagataattatcgtcacaaaatttaacaaatctttgtatttcgctacgataattttcatcattgtttgaaactatgagaccaatagtactagtgtcatcagcgaatttaacaacggggcaaagctcatcatttaaagatctgtaatccgccgtatacaaggaatataatttaggtgcgttgacagtaccctgaggaacaccggtgtcagaggttacgatttctgacttaacaccattaatattaacaaattgttttctatcacaaatgaaatttaaaactaaacgaacaatcggacggggaaactccatattcaacattttgtctgctaagatatggggttgtatggtattaaacgcagattgaaaatcaaaatacataatacgtgccgagtggcctttctttacattatctagatgtgaatacaatttatgtaatttaaaataaatcgcaTCACTGGTACTACGGAGTGATCGGTAAGCAAATTGCAACGGGTCTAACACTTTTTCAGCATAAGgttgcataatttttaaaataatacgttCCAATATTTTCATCGCGACAGACGTGAGTGCAACGGGTCTCAAATCATTCATGCTGTTAATCTTAGGTTTCTTAGGTACCGGTATTATGCATGAAAGTTTCCAAATATCCGGGAACGCATGATAAGAAAGacacatattgaaaataaatgtaaatataccatCAAGGTGAGGAGAGCAGACCTTAAGTACTCGTGGTGGGATTCTATCCGGCCCAGCAGCCTTCGATGAATTGAGTTTCATGAATTCGTTATGTACATCAGAAATGCTTATACTAAATTTGGGATCATCTTCAGTCACCCGACACAAGCTAAATAGAGcctctctttcttttttaaaatcatgaacattaaaacggttataaaattcatttaactcATTAACATATTGCACAGTAACATTCGGAATCGAGGTGGGTGTATTACCACCGTTTGTGTAACCACTCATAAGTTTCATACCCTGCCAAACTTGTTTCATATTATTAGACCTGAAGTTATGTTCAACTTTTTTCCTATAAATGTTCTTCTGTTTCATTATTTCAGATTTAATCTCTctagtcaatattttcatacgATTAGAGTCGCCCATCTTAAAGGCTTTACGTTTCTCACACAACAGTAAATTAACGCCTTTCGTGATCCATGGCTTGTTGTTAGGGTAGATTTTCACTTTTTTAACTGGAACGCATTTATCAATACAAAAGTTTATGTACGAGCTCACTGCATAAGTAATACTATTCAAATCTTCATCCTCCGTAAAAATATCCCAATCGGTAGATTCAAATTCCGCTATCAGGGCTTCCTCGGCTTCAGGAGACCATTTACgtacattaataatttttgGTTGGCATGTCTTATTTAACGGGCGATATTTAGGACTGagtaaaatcaaattatgatcAGATTTGCCCAAGTTCGGTAGTGGGGTCGAAATATAGGCATCCTTCACACTAGAGTAGCATAAATCAAGAATCGCGTTGTCCCTCGTTTTACATGTAACATGCTGATAATAAGTGGCCGTTGTTTTCTTGAGCTTGCATCTGTTGAAATCGCCATTGATAATTACAAGCGCCTCAGGGTGACTACACTCAATACCTTCGATAATTTCTGCGATCTCATTTATAGCAGGCTTTTCAAGCTTTTTGTTAGGTATGTATACCATAACATTGATAACATGCGAGAACTCTCTCGGAAGATAGTAGGGGCGAATACCAACAACCAGCACTTCCGAGTGTGGCGAACATTTATGAAGCTTAAGCGTAGAGTTATTtggattacatttcatctggaaaatcgtcacgagcgaaagtaaacaaagatttcaaaccatgagtacgcattatgcatatgctaaattaggattatttacaactcgtcacggttaagaaggtattttcacacagatcatgaggaagttttatgattatgcatacagagtagccaaacaagtgcgtttcattatgggatatgttttgattgaaaactttgactggaagtcaaagttatttttttaacaaaaaaacgtctgtatttcagttaaattttttttttttcgaaaaatgtttggtgatagttaataactattatgatactttaaaatgacccaccttttttcgaaatcttttattttttattttttttggaattagtcaaagggacaatacatctttaaaataaccggtttattaccaccattacaagtgaattatttccacaattttggtccatatatgtgtataaactgtTAGTTAAACAAGTTAGTCTTTATTAACTCgacaattaaaaatatgtcCACTTATTTCCAATGGAGTCAAAACCGTTTATACAGAAAAGTTAGTTAAGTCatacataattaaattaaatgaaaatacaataaaCTAAAAGGTGTGTAAAATGAAGAAAGTTATAGCTTATAGAGAATGAATGAAAACTTTTACCATTTGTATACATACATATTATTTGTGAaaatctttttaatatttatttactgtaataatacCTCTTGATCAGTTGGGTCAACCATGGTCTCGTCATACACTCTCAAGTTTTCAATAGTCTTGGGTGCTTGTTTTGGTGGTGCCtggttaaaaaacaaatttataaaaaccattactttttaatataaaatattaaataaatatataaaacataaaaattgtaattcaattaaaaatataccaaaaaatgtaagaaatataaaaaaaaaactaatttaaaggttaattattaataagccACTTTAAAATATCACAATGAAATGTGAAAAACATAGCAAACAGTACAGTTGTCCTATCTTATGCACTATATAGGGCCTACCCGTACTACACACAGTACTTACTTAAAACGttatggctaaagatacggtaccgtatccatacttttaaaaactaaaggtacggtaattatagagggcgctatgtaatgtggatgttaatcaaataggttattGCATTGGTTTTCTGCAACCCAGCTGTGTAGCCTAGTGGGCATGTGATGAGGCTTTGGCTTAAGGGGTTGGAGGTTCGATACTCTTCTTgacgtctttttttatttatttatatttacctgtacgagttttaggaatgcaattttaccgtacttttagcaaacggaagcgccctctataattaccgtatctttagtttttaaaagcatggatacggtaccgtatctttagcaacGGCGTACTTAAAAACCCTTATTAGTTACCTTATCACCTAGCATTTTTGATTCTTTCTTCCTCAGTTTTTTCTGCTTAATTTCACGCTgaaatgtagaaaaaatgttttatgaTGGATCAATGCAATAGAAAAAGTGGTACTGTACACATAGAGGTATAAACATCTAATTTATAATAACCTAATAACTCCATGCTTCACGTTTCACTACCCACCAAACATGGGCGAACCGTCCTGACCTAACTAAGAAGGCCGCTAACCCGTGTGTGTACCACGCTCACTTATTAGAGAGGCAGGCATACattttacataggcctaggcctagcctaatagcCTATCTTACTTTTCTTTTTTCAGTTTTCAATTGCCTGTATATTTCCATCCTTCGTTTCTTGTTCTTTATACTTGATATATTGGGTGCTGGAATTCCACTATCAGCAGCAGGAGTTTGGTTACTTTCCTCATTATTAGAGGTTAAAACCGTCGTCGACGTCCACATGTTTTCAGCCATTTTTGTTAACGGATGAATGGAGCTGAGGTCAATCTTTGGGTCAACCGACCGTCGTGTGtctaattcattattttttatttgcacGGCTGTTCAGTCCTTACGTAGCCAGTCTACTTGTACAGGTCATTTAAGCAGATGGTGTTGAAAACAGGGGATACCTAAAAAGAGACGAAAGAAGGAAAAGGTGGatatgtaaaattaattttattttttatccgatatgtgggttcgtcccacttttattttcatatacatttatcttaacattgttattttgtatGCATATCTCTTTAGACATtcttacaatttttttcatattaacattatttatttttaaattaatctgTCAATATATTATCCCTTAGCACATTTTCAggattttttaatatatgtatTTTCTTATACCACAGTGCAAAATCAAAACAATTCTTTGTCATATTATCTTTATCTATAgtaatttacacattttagtTATCTAAACATCATTTAAaaagttgtattatttttcgCAAACAAAAATgccaataaaataaaatgcaattcgAAAACAGACTAATCTAAATTGATTATTAAGTAATATAaggatgaaaataaatataccgTGTTGGACTTTCTGTGTCCAAACTGAatgcaaaataaaagaaaaacgtCTTAATTCATTGACTTAATTGAATGATCTTTTCTTTACTTTGTTTTGACctattatatttcaattaatgtaagttttttttttttatattttgtatggtTACCATTTGTATCATTGATAagccaattttttattttttttttatgtataaaacattattttaatgctTTGTGTGCTACTAATTGCAATACTTAGAATACAGTTTCTATAAACTAAGTATTTAGACATTTTACTATTTTAACACATTCTTATTTATGGTGTCAACTTATTTATAAGaagtaatgaaaaaaaagaaaaggagTGGAAAAATTAATGCAAAATCGACCAAATGGAATTATGCAGATACAAGCTGTTATGAAATATAGATATTATCTAATTGATAATACAACAGACAAGGTAGGCTACAACTCtgtcttgtttttttgttgttgtatttcAACTCATTACGTCTGAGTTCGCGAGAACATGACAGATGATGATATAATCTacagatatataaatatgataaaagacATTAAGCATTAAACCGTATTAGTACACACGAACCTGCAACACAATGAGGTTTATTTTGACGATTTTCGCCACCATATTTGTGGTACAGGGGGCAGCGAAAGGTAAGTTATAAACATTTCAAATTTATAATCAATATCTCAACAAATATTCCTTCACAAATTTCGGTGTTTTAAGCGCGAGAAGTTATTGTCTGTCATAGGCACAAAAGTCACGTATACCAAGGCCTACTTTAGAGCAGTGACCGTATGCCTATTTCGACTTCAAAATAGCCATAGCCATATCAGGATATAGGAAGATATTCACAATTATCACAATAACCCAATGATGCCGTATCAATCAAATGCATCTCATTGTGTgtattgatatattatataccTCTCCGGCTGGGACGGAAAATAGCAATAGGACACCCAATAAACTCCTACAAGTTAGCTTAAAGTTTCATTTGAGGAACAATGGAATAAGCAGTGTAACAGGCATGAGTACATTTTTCGTTTTTTTCATTTAGATGTTGACATTTTGGATTCAGACACTGTTTGTTACCCAGATTTGGGATGCTTCGATAAAGGCCCTCCCTTCTTTGATCCACTAAATCGTCCGATAAGTTACCTCCCAGACACACGAGACGAAGTCGGCACCGAATTCCTTCTGAACACGAGATCGAATCCAATAACTCCCCAATTTATATATACTACCGATCTATCAACACTGACGTCATCACTCTTCAATCCATCGAAAGAAACGAAAATAGTCTGCCATGGATATACTGAAAGTGCGTATGCTAATTGGATGGTTGAAATGGTTCCAGAATTTCTCAATCATGATGACTTTAACGTAATAAGAGTGAATTGGGCCAAAGGGGCAATGGCTGTGTATGGCCAGTCTACGGCTAACACAAGAATCGTTGGTGCAGAAATTTCATACCTATTAGATAAAATGaaggtatacagtattattatttttttttagcaatGCATGAAACATGGTCAACCGTCCTTGTGATAGAGATCGACCCGTGCGTGTTTTCTATAGGCACGGTCGACCAACGGTGCGCGTGAAATTTAATATTCGTTTATCGACACAGTGAACCGATGTGTGGCATGGTCGGCTGTGCAGATAGATAGTTTCTAAAAGCACTTTCAAACGTTCCGATAGTCAATATTCTGGGATGGgtatttcaattatattttattgaataataacaataataacaaatcaATGTTTTACACTAGATTTTGTACGGATACAGTGCAGACAAAGTGCATATAATTGGGCATAGCCTAGGTGCACACATTGCGGGGTACGCTGGAGAGAAACAGACTGCACCTAAGTTGAAACGTATTACAGGACTTGACCCTGCTGGGCCCTACTTTGAAGATACTGATGTGGTGGTTCGACTCGATCCAAGTGACGCAACGTTTGTAGATGCTATACACACGGATACGGATCCCCTCTATACAACtggtaaatataatttattttcactAGAGCAGAGGAGATATCATTTAGAGAATTAGGAAATGGTGGAGAAAAGGTTTAAGTGTAATTAGACGTGTTAAAAGCACTGATg contains:
- the LOC140051918 gene encoding pancreatic triacylglycerol lipase-like — translated: MQIQAVMKYRYYLIDNTTDKEQWNKQCNRHEYIFRFFHLDVDILDSDTVCYPDLGCFDKGPPFFDPLNRPISYLPDTRDEVGTEFLLNTRSNPITPQFIYTTDLSTLTSSLFNPSKETKIVCHGYTESAYANWMVEMVPEFLNHDDFNVIRVNWAKGAMAVYGQSTANTRIVGAEISYLLDKMKILYGYSADKVHIIGHSLGAHIAGYAGEKQTAPKLKRITGLDPAGPYFEDTDVVVRLDPSDATFVDAIHTDTDPLYTTGMGIYMPVAHFDFYVNGGHDQPGCDKGFINHIVVEGAIYQGGVQFVACEHFRACDVFVESINTQCSFLSYDCTSYGYEDTGYSNFIDGRCFGPTVNQARMGFHADGPISGKENVIFFLRTRDKPGYCGHPFLFNVFIDDPGWIKGDKEIGTIFVSLIGQDQQSERILLTPESFLMKPGDDYNFVAVSDVIPGPIVGATIEWEYDPDWYKPWDWDVFVNPDIYVHKILIQDKDGYTYVMCGDDSPIKANKGSKALFAVNSCK